From Streptomyces sp. TLI_105, the proteins below share one genomic window:
- a CDS encoding APC family permease encodes MTRASDTPPPSTPPPGKGLRGDSVGLLATTALGLASVAPAYSIAITLGLVTLVVGDRAPAALLLGFVPILLTAFAFRELNRRMPDCGTTFVWNTRAFGPAVGWVAGGWTVLVATVLAMTALAQVGASALLAFLGLDAAAGSTFAVTAVAVLLLALVVVVAYRGIRLAAHVQYAMLGLQLLALLAFGVAAFARDGAATPSPSWVDPFAFDDFGAFAEAVLLCLFVYWGWDALITFNEETVDSGRTPGRAAIVSTLVLLVTYLFTAFAAISFAGTGTGGLGLGDEENAADVLTHLAPTVLGGAASRVVTLAIAVSAVGALLTCAGSTPRSTLSMSAHGALPAAFGRMHPRFRTPAFGTVFCGAVAAVALVLLTLVSADFLGDAILSIGLLIAFYYGVTGFACAWYFRRQLRDSPRDLLVKGVLPATGGLMMLAAFVRSAYDMADPGYGSTSVGGVGGVFLLGVGSIVLGVVVMLLVRIRHRRFFQDGRTAVTALSVTEN; translated from the coding sequence ATGACCCGCGCATCCGACACGCCACCCCCTTCGACACCACCCCCAGGGAAGGGGCTGCGAGGCGACTCCGTCGGTCTCCTCGCCACGACGGCCCTCGGGCTCGCCTCCGTGGCCCCCGCCTACAGCATCGCGATCACCCTGGGCCTGGTGACCCTCGTGGTCGGCGACCGGGCCCCGGCCGCCCTGCTCCTCGGCTTCGTGCCGATCCTCCTCACGGCCTTCGCCTTCCGGGAGCTGAACCGGCGCATGCCGGACTGCGGCACGACCTTCGTGTGGAACACGCGGGCGTTCGGCCCGGCCGTCGGCTGGGTGGCGGGCGGCTGGACGGTCCTGGTCGCGACCGTCCTCGCGATGACCGCGCTCGCCCAGGTCGGAGCCTCCGCGCTGCTCGCCTTCCTCGGGCTCGACGCGGCGGCCGGCAGCACCTTCGCCGTGACCGCCGTCGCCGTCCTCCTGCTCGCCCTGGTCGTCGTCGTCGCCTACCGGGGCATCCGGCTCGCCGCCCACGTGCAGTACGCGATGCTCGGCCTCCAGCTCCTCGCGCTGCTCGCCTTCGGCGTCGCGGCCTTCGCCCGGGACGGCGCCGCCACCCCCTCCCCGAGCTGGGTCGACCCCTTCGCCTTCGACGACTTCGGCGCCTTCGCCGAGGCGGTCCTCCTCTGCCTGTTCGTCTACTGGGGCTGGGACGCCCTGATCACCTTCAACGAGGAGACCGTCGACAGCGGCCGCACGCCCGGCAGGGCCGCGATCGTCTCCACCCTGGTCCTGCTCGTCACCTATCTCTTCACCGCGTTCGCCGCGATCTCCTTCGCCGGGACCGGCACCGGCGGGCTCGGACTCGGCGACGAGGAGAACGCGGCCGACGTCCTCACCCACCTCGCGCCCACCGTGCTCGGCGGCGCCGCGAGCCGGGTCGTCACGCTCGCCATCGCCGTCTCGGCCGTCGGCGCCCTGCTGACCTGCGCGGGCTCCACCCCCCGGAGCACGCTCTCGATGAGCGCGCACGGCGCCCTGCCCGCCGCCTTCGGCCGCATGCACCCGCGCTTCCGCACCCCCGCCTTCGGGACCGTGTTCTGCGGAGCCGTGGCGGCCGTCGCCCTGGTCCTGCTCACCCTGGTCTCCGCCGACTTCCTCGGCGACGCCATCCTGTCGATCGGCCTCCTCATCGCCTTCTACTACGGCGTCACCGGCTTCGCCTGCGCCTGGTACTTCCGCCGGCAGCTGCGGGACTCCCCGCGCGACCTGCTGGTCAAGGGCGTCCTGCCGGCGACCGGCGGCCTGATGATGCTGGCGGCTTTCGTCCGCAGCGCCTACGACATGGCCGACCCCGGCTACGGGTCCACGTCGGTCGGCGGAGTCGGCGGGGTCTTCCTCCTCGGCGTCGGCTCGATCGTCCTCGGCGTCGTCGTGATGCTGCTCGTCCGCATCCGCCACCGCCGTTTCTTCCAGGACGGCCGCACGGCCGTCACCGCCCTGTCCGTCACGGAGAACTGA
- a CDS encoding TetR/AcrR family transcriptional regulator: MARNKDQEARRAQLGEAAARALLNRGLEGLRLRDVAEEAGVTPAAVLYYYEDLDALMYETFRQAMERFCREREAAAERHADARERLTTCIASGVASGPQDRLPRLLFEYWPRTLRDPKAAALDSVLTERQIGVYQGILVLGEAQGHFTLTDPARLVAANFVAMEDGYQMDVLAGRRSPREVITALHSYARAATGYLPDAP; this comes from the coding sequence GTGGCGCGGAACAAGGACCAGGAGGCCCGGCGCGCCCAGCTGGGCGAGGCCGCGGCACGGGCCCTGCTCAACCGCGGGCTCGAAGGGCTCCGGCTGAGGGACGTCGCCGAGGAGGCCGGGGTCACGCCGGCGGCGGTCCTGTACTACTACGAGGACCTCGACGCCCTGATGTACGAGACCTTCCGGCAGGCCATGGAACGCTTCTGCCGGGAGCGCGAGGCGGCGGCCGAACGGCACGCCGACGCCCGGGAGCGGCTCACCACCTGTATCGCGTCCGGAGTGGCGTCGGGCCCCCAGGACCGGCTGCCCCGACTGCTGTTCGAGTACTGGCCCCGCACGCTCCGCGACCCGAAGGCCGCTGCCCTCGACAGCGTCCTGACGGAGCGCCAGATCGGCGTCTACCAGGGGATCCTGGTCCTCGGCGAGGCCCAGGGCCACTTCACCCTGACGGACCCGGCCCGCCTCGTCGCCGCCAACTTCGTGGCGATGGAGGACGGCTACCAGATGGACGTGCTCGCCGGCCGCCGCTCACCCCGCGAGGTGATCACCGCCCTGCACTCCTATGCCCGCGCGGCGACCGGATACCTGCCGGACGCGCCTTAG
- a CDS encoding carbon-nitrogen hydrolase family protein, whose product MRTLALAALQTTPVAHDPKASWERFADQVRAVRDTFPHVQLVVVPELLLSAEAPLLRSRAEWMREAAVPVPGPLTDRLRALARETGLWLVPGSVYERADDDHVYNTALAVSPSGEIVARYRKVFPWQPYERTRPGSEFVVFDLPGIGRAGLAICYDGSFPETARQLAWLGAEVVIQPTLTTTRDREMELVCARANAWTNQVYVVNVNAADPAGVGASVIVDPEGTVRQQAGTGEEVLVDVLDLDTVTRVRTYGSAGINRPWAQLARYGDRIELPMYGGTFRPVPARD is encoded by the coding sequence ATGCGCACCCTCGCCCTCGCCGCCCTCCAGACCACGCCCGTCGCCCACGACCCGAAGGCCAGTTGGGAACGGTTCGCCGACCAGGTCCGCGCGGTACGCGACACCTTCCCGCACGTCCAGCTCGTCGTCGTCCCGGAGCTGCTGCTCTCCGCGGAGGCACCGCTGCTCCGGTCCCGCGCGGAGTGGATGCGGGAGGCCGCCGTACCGGTCCCCGGGCCGCTGACGGACCGGCTCCGCGCCCTGGCCCGCGAGACCGGCCTCTGGCTGGTCCCGGGCAGCGTCTACGAGCGGGCCGACGACGACCACGTCTACAACACCGCCCTCGCCGTCTCCCCCTCGGGCGAGATCGTCGCCCGCTACCGCAAGGTCTTCCCCTGGCAGCCGTACGAGCGGACGCGGCCCGGCAGCGAGTTCGTCGTCTTCGACCTGCCCGGCATCGGCCGCGCGGGGCTCGCCATCTGCTACGACGGTTCGTTCCCGGAGACCGCTCGCCAGCTGGCCTGGCTGGGCGCCGAGGTCGTCATCCAGCCGACGCTGACCACCACCCGCGACCGCGAGATGGAACTGGTCTGCGCCCGGGCCAACGCCTGGACCAACCAGGTGTACGTCGTCAACGTCAACGCCGCCGACCCGGCCGGAGTCGGCGCCAGCGTCATCGTCGACCCGGAGGGGACCGTCCGGCAGCAGGCGGGGACCGGCGAGGAGGTCCTCGTCGACGTCCTCGACCTCGACACCGTCACCCGCGTCCGTACGTACGGCTCCGCCGGCATCAACCGGCCCTGGGCCCAGCTCGCCCGTTACGGCGACCGGATCGAGCTGCCCATGTACGGAGGCACGTTCCGGCCGGTGCCGGCGCGCGACTGA
- a CDS encoding NtaA/DmoA family FMN-dependent monooxygenase (This protein belongs to a clade of FMN-dependent monooxygenases, within a broader family of flavin-dependent oxidoreductases, the luciferase-like monooxygenase (LMM) family, some of whose members use coenzyme F420 rather than FMN.) yields MTRADVNDVPRPDAQLHFGVFFQGVNHWTIWSDPSSGSQIDPASFLRVARTAERGLFDAFFLGDGLRLRESEGGIHELDVAGRPDSITQLSALAAATERIGLVSTSNTTFNEPGDLARRLAGLDLLSGGRAGWNVVTTHNAWTGENFRRGGFLDHADRYRRAEEFLSVARAVWNGWAEGAVAGSAESRSWSVPGAVGRVRSRTDHFDVDLAPTLPRSAQGHPVIFQAGDSGEGRDFAARNADVIFSAHGTDFDDALAFAEDIRGRLRAAGRREDALRILPGTEIVIGATEKEAEEKARWVRLEQVTPAVALGIASRLWGFDLSGRDADGPLPAEDPVVAEDRGKFGTRQLGETLEVVAEWRAKADANGWSLRETVIELGPQRGHVGTPAGLAEKFARFARYGAVDGFNVSPYLVPDGLDDIVELLVPELQERGVYRTAYTGTTLREHLGLAPAV; encoded by the coding sequence GGGCGTCAACCACTGGACGATCTGGTCGGACCCGTCCAGCGGTTCCCAGATCGATCCGGCGTCCTTCCTGCGGGTGGCCAGGACCGCCGAGCGCGGACTCTTCGACGCGTTCTTCCTCGGGGACGGCCTGCGGCTGCGCGAGTCGGAGGGCGGCATCCACGAGCTGGACGTCGCCGGCCGCCCGGACTCGATCACCCAGCTGTCGGCGCTCGCCGCCGCGACCGAACGGATCGGTCTCGTCTCCACGTCCAACACCACCTTCAACGAGCCCGGCGACCTCGCCCGGCGGCTCGCGGGACTCGACCTGCTCTCCGGCGGCCGGGCCGGCTGGAACGTGGTGACCACCCACAACGCCTGGACCGGCGAGAACTTCCGGCGGGGCGGCTTCCTCGACCACGCCGACCGCTACCGGCGCGCCGAGGAGTTCCTCTCCGTCGCGCGCGCCGTGTGGAACGGCTGGGCGGAGGGCGCGGTCGCCGGTTCCGCCGAGTCCCGGTCCTGGTCGGTGCCGGGTGCGGTGGGACGCGTACGGTCGCGGACCGACCACTTCGACGTCGATCTGGCGCCGACGCTGCCGCGCAGCGCGCAGGGGCATCCGGTGATCTTCCAGGCGGGCGATTCCGGCGAGGGGCGGGACTTCGCGGCCCGCAACGCGGACGTGATCTTCTCCGCGCACGGTACGGACTTCGACGACGCGCTGGCCTTCGCCGAGGACATCCGGGGCCGGCTGCGGGCGGCCGGGCGGCGGGAGGACGCCCTGCGGATCCTGCCGGGCACGGAGATCGTCATCGGGGCCACCGAGAAGGAGGCGGAGGAGAAGGCCCGTTGGGTCCGCCTCGAACAGGTCACGCCCGCCGTCGCGCTGGGCATCGCGAGCCGGCTGTGGGGCTTCGACCTGTCCGGGCGGGACGCGGACGGCCCGCTGCCCGCCGAGGATCCGGTGGTCGCCGAGGACAGGGGGAAGTTCGGCACCCGCCAGCTGGGCGAAACCCTGGAGGTAGTGGCCGAGTGGCGGGCGAAGGCCGACGCCAACGGCTGGTCGCTGCGCGAGACGGTCATCGAGCTCGGTCCGCAGCGCGGGCACGTCGGCACCCCGGCCGGGCTCGCGGAGAAGTTCGCCCGGTTCGCCCGGTACGGCGCCGTCGACGGCTTCAACGTCTCGCCGTACCTGGTGCCGGACGGACTCGACGACATCGTGGAGCTGCTCGTGCCGGAGCTCCAGGAGCGGGGCGTGTACCGGACGGCGTACACGGGGACGACGCTGCGGGAGCATCTGGGGCTCGCGCCGGCGGTGTGA
- a CDS encoding CocE/NonD family hydrolase C-terminal non-catalytic domain-containing protein — translation MRLSALSLRQSAPGPHPLVVVPAGWTPYGWPLFLWSYLDLARRGYHVLAYTPRGLGIPGLPSTSEGFVDVAGPHGWADGSAVIDFAIEYLAPSAIGFLGESYGSGISQLVAAHDDRVTAVVALSTWGNLATSLYAHGTRHLAAVKALLALTGGPVETKFDKANQEILADFLADRNLDRIVEWGRLRAPESYLHLTNENETPTFFSNTWHEGLFAVNQLLETFDGLEVPKRLNLWIGDHAAPEGPGLVGTEPGRANLPLTEAYAWLDHHLKGERNGVEEWEQVCGQVMFTYVTEPVLDPGTGEPTGENRIVEEASRESRADWSRVTTGVEVFGLTGDGAGGTDGRLLPAGETTAPSEVIGWRRAFLAGVDTEATAMDGLMRTGQAERAGSPKTYDTRKIDRRHAVVWTTAPLTPLAGDGAAGRRVRGVPRLRLTVRSTAGSAGLVAHLFDVAEDGTARIITHEPLNVYGLTPDQDRTVTWRLQAAAYDIAPGHRLMLVVDSKDPLYGDASVTWTQTVLSSPEEAPAFLELPLG, via the coding sequence ATCCGCCTCTCCGCCCTCAGCCTCCGGCAGTCGGCCCCCGGCCCCCACCCGCTCGTCGTCGTCCCGGCCGGCTGGACCCCCTACGGCTGGCCGCTGTTCCTCTGGTCCTACCTGGACCTCGCCCGCAGGGGCTACCACGTCCTCGCCTACACGCCCCGCGGCCTCGGCATCCCCGGACTGCCCTCCACCTCCGAAGGCTTCGTCGACGTCGCGGGGCCCCACGGCTGGGCCGACGGCTCCGCCGTCATCGACTTCGCGATCGAGTACCTCGCCCCGAGCGCGATCGGCTTCCTCGGCGAGTCCTACGGCTCCGGCATCAGCCAGCTCGTCGCCGCCCACGACGACCGCGTCACCGCCGTCGTCGCCCTCAGCACCTGGGGGAACCTCGCCACCAGCCTCTACGCCCACGGAACCCGCCACCTCGCGGCCGTGAAGGCCCTCCTCGCGCTCACCGGCGGCCCGGTGGAGACCAAGTTCGACAAGGCGAACCAGGAGATCCTGGCCGACTTCCTCGCCGACCGGAACCTCGACCGGATCGTCGAGTGGGGCCGGCTGCGCGCCCCCGAGTCGTACCTCCACCTCACCAACGAGAACGAGACCCCCACCTTCTTCTCGAACACCTGGCACGAGGGCCTCTTCGCCGTCAACCAGCTCCTGGAGACCTTCGACGGCCTCGAGGTCCCCAAGCGGCTCAACCTCTGGATCGGCGACCACGCCGCCCCCGAGGGCCCGGGACTCGTCGGCACGGAGCCCGGCAGGGCGAACCTCCCCCTGACCGAGGCGTACGCCTGGCTCGACCATCACCTCAAGGGCGAGCGCAACGGCGTCGAGGAGTGGGAACAGGTCTGCGGTCAGGTGATGTTCACGTACGTCACCGAACCCGTCCTCGACCCCGGCACCGGCGAGCCCACCGGCGAGAACCGCATCGTCGAAGAGGCCTCCCGGGAGAGCCGCGCCGACTGGAGCCGGGTCACCACCGGCGTCGAGGTCTTCGGCCTCACCGGCGACGGCGCCGGCGGCACCGACGGCCGACTCCTCCCCGCGGGCGAGACGACGGCTCCCTCGGAGGTCATCGGCTGGCGCCGCGCGTTCCTCGCGGGCGTGGACACCGAGGCCACCGCCATGGACGGCCTCATGCGGACCGGTCAGGCGGAACGCGCCGGCAGCCCCAAGACCTACGACACCCGCAAGATCGACCGCCGGCACGCCGTCGTCTGGACCACCGCACCGCTCACCCCCCTGGCGGGCGACGGCGCGGCCGGCCGCCGCGTCCGGGGCGTCCCGCGGCTGCGCCTCACGGTCCGCTCCACGGCCGGCTCCGCCGGTCTCGTCGCCCATCTCTTCGACGTCGCCGAGGACGGCACGGCCCGGATCATCACCCACGAGCCGCTCAACGTGTACGGGCTGACGCCCGACCAGGACCGCACCGTGACCTGGCGGCTCCAGGCCGCCGCGTACGACATCGCCCCGGGACACCGTCTGATGCTGGTGGTCGACAGCAAGGACCCGCTGTACGGGGACGCCTCCGTGACCTGGACGCAGACCGTCCTCAGCTCCCCGGAGGAAGCACCGGCCTTCCTGGAATTGCCCCTGGGCTGA